One segment of Pandoraea pnomenusa DNA contains the following:
- the bamC gene encoding outer membrane protein assembly factor BamC, with product MKRIVSNSVARPVLAWAAIASLALVAGCSSLSSALSSDKVDYKSSKTGPSLDVPPDLTNVQAVDRKYVTPGGTATLSNYENQQKVVAANPSTTVLPDVPGMKVVRDGNERWLVIQKPAGDLWPTLREFWQENGFVLTIDSPDTGVMETDWAENRAKLNQDIIRDLLGKVLDGLYSTGERDRFRTRVERDPNGGTDIYITHRRMVEVFTNSQKDTTKWEPAPNDPGLEAIMLTKLMQRFGVQADQAKAQVESAKPGAPATQVVKTADSAYLDINEPFDRAWRRVGVALDRGNFTVDDRDRAKGLYFVSYVDPATLAKDNGFFYSLFHAKEVQDSKKAKKYSVNVQGRGDNQTRVQVLDDKGNVDNSQIAQTIISVIGNQLR from the coding sequence ATGAAACGAATCGTCAGTAATTCCGTAGCTCGTCCCGTGCTGGCATGGGCCGCTATTGCCTCGTTGGCCCTCGTTGCCGGATGCAGCTCGCTCTCGAGCGCCTTGTCGTCGGACAAGGTCGATTACAAGAGCTCGAAGACCGGCCCTTCGCTCGACGTGCCGCCCGATCTGACGAACGTTCAGGCCGTCGATCGCAAGTACGTGACGCCCGGCGGCACCGCCACGCTGTCGAATTACGAGAATCAGCAGAAGGTGGTGGCAGCCAACCCCTCGACTACCGTGCTGCCGGATGTGCCTGGCATGAAGGTGGTGCGCGACGGCAACGAGCGTTGGCTCGTGATTCAAAAGCCCGCCGGCGACCTGTGGCCGACGTTGCGTGAATTCTGGCAGGAAAACGGCTTCGTGCTGACGATCGATTCGCCCGACACGGGCGTGATGGAAACCGATTGGGCGGAAAACCGCGCCAAGCTCAATCAGGACATCATTCGCGATCTACTCGGCAAGGTCCTCGACGGTCTGTATTCCACCGGAGAGCGCGACCGCTTCCGCACCCGTGTCGAACGTGATCCGAACGGTGGCACGGACATCTACATCACGCATCGTCGCATGGTCGAAGTCTTCACGAACTCGCAAAAGGACACGACCAAGTGGGAGCCGGCGCCGAACGATCCGGGTCTCGAGGCCATCATGCTGACCAAGCTGATGCAGCGCTTCGGTGTCCAGGCCGATCAGGCCAAGGCGCAGGTGGAAAGTGCCAAGCCGGGTGCGCCGGCGACCCAGGTCGTGAAGACGGCCGATTCGGCCTACCTCGACATCAACGAGCCGTTCGACCGTGCATGGCGCCGCGTGGGCGTGGCGCTCGATCGCGGCAACTTCACCGTGGACGATCGTGATCGCGCCAAGGGCTTGTACTTCGTGAGCTACGTCGATCCGGCCACGCTCGCCAAGGACAATGGTTTCTTCTACAGCCTGTTCCATGCGAAGGAAGTGCAGGACAGCAAGAAGGCGAAGAAGTACAGCGTGAACGTGCAGGGGCGCGGCGACAACCAGACCCGCGTGCAGGTGCTCGACGACAAGGGTAACGTCGACAACTCGCAGATCGCGCAGACGATCATCAGTGTGATCGGCAACCAGCTCCGTTAA